Proteins encoded together in one Streptomyces sp. B1I3 window:
- a CDS encoding phosphatase PAP2 family protein, translating to MGESHVTTQEDRTAVTPSPLAVGATAAEPPGPRPQWSWRLRSLRSPRRPRLWFEILLIAVSYWLYSLVRNAVPEQKAAALRNADRIWSLEHSVGLAFEETVNHAVNSVTWLIVSMNYYYATLHFVITIGVLIWLFRRQPGRYAATRLILFATTAVALLGYYLFPLAPPRLMRATGFIDTVMLHETWGSMASGNFKHMSNQYAAMPSMHIGWSLWCGLTICALATAPWARILGLLYPFVTLIVIVSTANHFWLDAVGGMACLTFGYAVSYGWYGSLPHRLPKVVPRSGAGGGRLRALLPGSAPAAAPEPGD from the coding sequence ATGGGTGAATCGCACGTGACTACACAGGAAGACCGCACGGCGGTCACCCCTTCACCCCTCGCGGTCGGAGCGACCGCCGCCGAGCCTCCGGGGCCCCGCCCCCAGTGGTCCTGGCGCCTGCGCTCGCTTCGCTCCCCCCGGCGCCCGCGCCTGTGGTTCGAAATCCTGCTGATCGCGGTCAGTTACTGGCTCTACTCGCTGGTGCGCAACGCCGTGCCCGAGCAGAAGGCGGCTGCCCTGCGCAACGCCGACCGGATCTGGTCCCTGGAGCACAGCGTCGGGCTGGCCTTCGAGGAAACGGTCAACCACGCGGTCAATTCGGTGACATGGCTGATCGTGTCCATGAACTACTACTACGCGACGCTGCACTTCGTCATCACCATCGGTGTGCTCATCTGGCTGTTCCGCCGCCAACCGGGCCGTTATGCGGCGACCCGCCTGATCCTCTTCGCGACCACGGCGGTGGCGCTGCTCGGCTACTACCTCTTCCCGCTGGCCCCTCCCCGCCTGATGAGGGCAACGGGCTTCATCGACACGGTCATGCTGCACGAGACCTGGGGGTCGATGGCCTCGGGCAACTTCAAGCACATGTCGAACCAGTACGCGGCGATGCCGTCGATGCACATCGGCTGGTCCCTGTGGTGCGGTCTGACCATATGCGCCCTGGCGACCGCACCCTGGGCCCGCATCCTGGGCCTGCTGTACCCGTTCGTCACGCTGATCGTGATCGTGTCGACCGCGAACCACTTCTGGCTGGACGCGGTGGGCGGAATGGCCTGCCTGACGTTCGGCTACGCGGTCTCGTACGGCTGGTACGGGTCGCTTCCGCACCGTCTGCCGAAGGTGGTCCCGCGTTCCGGCGCAGGGGGCGGGCGCCTGCGTGCCCTGCTCCCGGGATCGGCCCCCGCCGCGGCCCCGGAGCCCGGCGACTGA